In Cicer arietinum cultivar CDC Frontier isolate Library 1 chromosome 1, Cicar.CDCFrontier_v2.0, whole genome shotgun sequence, one DNA window encodes the following:
- the LOC101494406 gene encoding pentatricopeptide repeat-containing protein At1g03540-like: MAKHHELMPFYATLLDTCSSSKNLNNLRKIHARAIIFGISHHDFIRTKLVSCYASCSQLHQANILFSFTNRQPTFLFNSLIRAYSSLNMFSHSLSLFRQMVISFKPFDRHTLPVVLKSCAGLSALRIGQQVHGAVLVNGFGLDLKNLNALIHMYGKCGHLGFARKVFDGMCERNEVTWSTMMSCYGMHGRFEEVFEMFGRMVEEGKKPDGVTFTAVLSACSHGGFVEKGREYFEMMEVRFGVKPELRHYTCMVDMLGRVGLVEEAEKLILRMDVEPDEALWGALLGACKTHGKVDVAERVVERVYGRELSVVGSSI; this comes from the coding sequence ATGGCCAAACATCATGAACTCATGCCATTTTACGCTACTCTTCTCGACACATGTTCTTCCTCCAAAAACTTAAACAACCTCAGAAAAATCCACGCACGCGCCATCATTTTCGGAATTTCACACCATGATTTCATTCGAACAAAGCTTGTATCTTGCTACGCTTCTTGTTCCCAATTGCATCAAGCAAATATCCTCTTTTCATTTACAAATCGCCAACCCACTTTCCTATTCAACTCTCTCATTAGAGCCTATTCATCACTTAACATGTTTTCTCATTCCCTCTCTCTTTTTCGTCAAATGGTTATTTCATTTAAACCCTTTGATCGCCACACCTTACCCGTTGTGCTTAAATCTTGCGCCGGGTTATCGGCTTTAAGGATTGGTCAACAAGTTCATGGAGCAGTTTTGGTCAATGGGTTTGGTTTagatttgaaaaatttgaatgcTTTGATACATATGTATGGCAAGTGTGGTCATTTAGGTTTTGCGCGCAAAGTGTTTGATGGAATGTGTGAAAGGAATGAGGTTACTTGGTCCACGATGATGTCGTGTTATGGGATGCATGGTAGGTTTGAAGAAGTTTTTGAGATGTTTGGTAGAATGGTGGAAGAAGGAAAGAAGCCGGATGGTGTTACTTTTACTGCAGTTTTGAGTGCGTGTAGTCATGGTGGTTTTGTAGAGAAGGGGAGGGAATATTTTGAGATGATGGAGGTGAGGTTTGGTGTGAAGCCTGAGCTGAGACATTATACATGTATGGTGGATATGTTGGGGAGGGTTGGTTTGGTGGAAGAAGCAGAGAAGTTGATTTTGAGAATGGATGTTGAGCCTGATGAAGCTTTGTGGGGTGCCTTGTTGGGGGCTTGTAAAACTCATGGGAAGGTTGATGTGGCTGAGAGAGTTGTTGAGAGAGTTTATGGGAGAGAACTGAGTGTTGTTGGATCATCAATTTGA